One window of Pithys albifrons albifrons isolate INPA30051 chromosome 18, PitAlb_v1, whole genome shotgun sequence genomic DNA carries:
- the DPM1 gene encoding dolichol-phosphate mannosyltransferase subunit 1, whose translation MAPLLSVLLPTYNERDNLPLVVWLLVRTFRDRYRGTGGDCAGSGLGRTPVCRRTRRAAPARGAGPGVLGWGCLDGNAQPGMLSRDCSAVIARLGLLGGGCTAGDARTGLLGCTAYIHGMKHATGNFIVIMDADLSHHPKFIPEFIRLYRKEVLQKLMEKCVSKGYVFQMEMIVRARQLGYTIGEVPISFVDRVYGESKLGGNEIVSFLKGLLTLFATT comes from the exons ATGGCCCCGCTGCTCTCCGTGCTGCTGCCCACCTACAATGAGCGCGACAACCTGCCGCTCGTCGTGTGGCTGCTCGTGCGCACCTTCCGCGACAGGTACCGCGGGACGGGAGGGGACTGCGCGGGGAGCGGGCTCGGCCGCACCCCGGTGTGCCGCCGGACACGGAGAGCAGCGCCGGCCCGGGGTGCTGGGCCGGGGGTGCTCGGCTGGGGATGCTTGGACGGGAATGCACAGCCGGGGATGCTCAGCCGGGATTGCTCGGCCGTGATTGCTCGGCTGGGGCTGCTCGGCGGGGGATGCACAGCCGGGGATGCTCGGACAGGGCTGCTCGGCT GCACTGCCTACATCCATGGAATGAAGCATGCCACTGGGAATTTCATTGTCATTATGGATGCTGACCTCTCTCACCAC cCAAAATTTATTCCAGAGTTTATCAG GTTGTACAGAAAAGAAGTCTTACAGAAACTGATGGAGAAATGTGTTTCTAAAGGCTACGTCTTCCAGATGGAGATGATTGTTCGGGCCAGACAGTTGGGATACACCATTGGAGAG GTTCCTATCTCATTTGTGGACCGTGTCTATGGAGAGTCTAAACTGGGAGGCAATGAAATAGTCTCCTTCCTAAAGGGGCTCTTGACCTTGTTTGCCACAACGTGA